One window of Trichoderma breve strain T069 chromosome 3, whole genome shotgun sequence genomic DNA carries:
- a CDS encoding phytanoyl-CoA dioxygenase (PhyH) domain-containing protein, with protein sequence MSNKQPLAGGTVPNEVGSAARLSRPSLSKAPDARIQQLIHQINEHGYAIIPNAFSPSIVAEAKAEVARLTADPEMVGPAGEKGRNTFEGYKTQRLYALANKSRVFDAFALHEDVLALTDYFLDPGYLVNSFQSINILPGESAQTLHYDHGYVTMERPHKPVGTGVMIALDDYTANNGATVIVPDSHLWDSHRVPSAEETIPVIMPAGSMLFFLSTLWHGGGANTSDGSRLALTAQYCQPWIRPMENQILAVDWEKLDDIPERLVDMLGYKVGNPFLGFVDGGSPRAAVGRLLKKYKGIAEAKL encoded by the exons ATGAGCAATAAACAGCCTCTTGCGGGGGGCACTGTCCCCAATGAAGTCGGATCCGCGGCGCGACTGAGCCGGCCATCACTCTCAAAGGCCCCTGACGCTCgcatccagcagctcatccatcaaatcaacGAGCACGGCTACGCGATCATACCCAACGCCTTCTCCCCCTCGATAGTCGCCGAGGCGAAAGCTGAAGTCGCGCGGCTGACGGCGGACCCCGAGATGGTTGGGCCGGCGGGCGAAAAGGGCCGGAACACGTTTGAAGGGTACAAGACGCAGCGGCTGTACGCGCTGGCGAACAAGTCGCGCGTATTTGACGCCTTTGCGCTGCATGAGGATGTTCTTGCGCTGACTGATTACTTTTTGGATCCTGGGTACTTGGTTAATTCGTTTCAGAGCATTAATATCTTGCCGGGGGAGAGTGCGCAGACGTTGCATTATGATCATGGGTATGtgacgatggagaggccTCATAAGCCGGTTGGGACG GGTGTCATGATTGCGCTGGATGACTATACGGCTAACAATGGCGCAACTGTCATTGTCCCAGATTCGCATCTCTGGGATTCTCACCGCGTGCCTTCAGCCGAAGAGACGATTCCCGTCATCATGCCGGCTGGCAgcatgctcttcttcctcagcacGTTATGGCACGGCGGCGGTGCGAATACAAGCGATGGGAGCAGATTGGCACTGACGGCGCAGTACTGCCAGCCGTGGATTAGGCCCATGGAGAATCAGATCCTGGCGGTGGActgggagaagctggatgatATTCCGGAAAGGTTGGTGGACATGCTTGGGTATAAAGTCGGGAACCCGTTTCTTGGGTTTGTGGATGGGGGGAGTCCGAGGGCGGCGGTGGggaggctgttgaagaagtatAAGGGGATTGCTGAGGCGAAGCTGTGA